The proteins below are encoded in one region of Cololabis saira isolate AMF1-May2022 chromosome 11, fColSai1.1, whole genome shotgun sequence:
- the LOC133454461 gene encoding uncharacterized protein LOC133454461: MCWSSNKRSVSTCSYRTRASAPSDPSRRQEDTVQVAQYLNLELPILEHVLLKLREEESREIQHVISRGQLGTPRCSSVFIRGLHVLLLHHVSIVQADIVQDGTAGNNLCREGWTDLKGLKKDSPPTAFHHAKCPFYDAPCPGVPVIEPSLYGVLHRLSVGCDQTDGGSQAGVTSISQYALPLWWIQLPDIYRAVFKHPSIVDRPWETHKYVQEAPLMVADGLQLYGVEELPVQVTLVVTSRRLYPDVAAINCPHSHTEHVGSSQVTESRADFLQLVVTSGEVDYSAQNAQDSFAQPVNDVMDGGSGDVKGR, from the exons ATGTGCTGGAGCAGCAACAAGCGCTCAGTCTCCACATGCAGCTACAGGACAC GCGCTTCTGCTCCCAGTGATCCGAGCAGGAGACAAGAGGACACTGTCCag GTTGCTCAGTATCTGAACTTGGAACTTCCTATCCTTGAGCATGTTTTACTCAAGTTGCGAGAGGAAGAGAGCAGAGAGATACAACACGTGATCAGCAG AGGACAACTCGGCACACCCAGATGCTCCAGCGTCTTCATCAGGGGGCTGCATGTCCTGCTCCTCCATCACGTCTCCATTGTCCAGGCAGATATTGTGCAGGATGGCACAGCAGGCAACAACCTCTGCCGAGAAGGTTGGACTGACCTCAAGGGCCTTAAAAAAGATAGTCCGCCAACGGCTTTTCATCATGCCAAATGCCCTTTCTATGATGCTCCGTGCCCGGGAGTGCCTGTGATTGAACCGAGCCTGTACGGGGTTCTGCACAGGCTCTCGGTAGGGTGTGATCAGACAGATGGGGGAAGCCAGGCAGGGGTAACCTCCATCTCCCAATATGCACTTCCCCTCTGGTGGATACAGCTGCCTGACATATACAGGGCTGTTTTTAAGCACCCGAGCATCGTGGACAGACCCTGGGAAACCCACAAATATGTCCAGGAAGCGCCCCTGATGGTTGCAGATGGCCTGCAGCTGTACGGAGTGGAAGAGCTTCCTGTTCAGGTAACACTGGTTGTTACCAGCAGGAGGCTTTACCCTGATGTGGCAGCCATCAATTGCCCCCACAGCCACACTGAACATGTCGGATCCAGCCAAGTGACTGAATCCAGAGCTGACTTCCTCCAGCTGGTGGTCACCTCTGGGGAAGTGGATTACTCTGCCCAGAATGCTCAGGACAGCTTTGCTCAACCTGTGAACGATGTCATGGACGGTGGATCTGGGGATGTCAAAGGCCGTTGA